A region from the Deinococcus sp. KNUC1210 genome encodes:
- a CDS encoding DUF5713 family protein — MTLANGKTSTYKFLNEMEHDNYYPPQLVAKGKFILQGLCLQIEAQRPQTLEQLFQLTHEATEQFNRLSDEFDEQGSELETVARENIAKDVDFIAQAYGFHEDLESLIQNREW; from the coding sequence ATGACATTGGCAAACGGCAAAACCAGCACCTACAAATTTCTGAATGAAATGGAGCACGACAACTACTATCCGCCCCAACTGGTGGCCAAAGGAAAATTCATCTTGCAGGGTCTTTGCTTACAGATTGAAGCACAACGTCCACAGACCTTAGAGCAACTCTTCCAACTAACACACGAAGCAACGGAGCAATTCAACCGGCTCAGTGATGAGTTTGACGAGCAAGGCAGCGAACTTGAGACCGTTGCTCGAGAAAATATCGCAAAGGATGTTGACTTTATCGCGCAGGCCTACGGATTTCACGAAGACCTTGAATCTCTGATACAGAATCGTGAGTGGTAA
- a CDS encoding PadR family transcriptional regulator: MDPNLLKGHLDLILLAALEHEPKYGGQITQEVKTRTDGAFQFKEGSLYPALHRLEKAGWVLAEFHQLPRGGTPVRFYTLTESGRRALDDKRDTYYRFQNAVRTLVGGNE, translated from the coding sequence ATGGACCCGAACCTGCTCAAAGGCCATCTGGATCTCATTCTGCTCGCAGCCCTGGAACACGAACCCAAATACGGCGGTCAGATCACCCAGGAAGTCAAAACACGAACCGATGGCGCCTTCCAGTTCAAGGAGGGCAGCCTCTATCCGGCCCTTCACCGACTGGAAAAGGCCGGGTGGGTCCTCGCCGAGTTTCACCAGCTCCCGCGTGGTGGCACGCCGGTCCGCTTCTACACTCTGACCGAGAGTGGCAGACGTGCCCTCGACGACAAACGAGACACGTACTACCGCTTCCAGAACGCCGTTCGCACACTGGTAGGAGGCAACGAATGA
- a CDS encoding permease prefix domain 1-containing protein, translated as MTPLDRYLHRATRGLWGQRRRQVQQELRGAVEDKIWRYTLAGHEPAEAERFALRDLGDAPQLARAFRAVHVMPQRLQIGLALSLAALLSLQVQVTAQVSGAPYTPASVSCDYSPSGLKRLERDFGAQTALQERLKTTTPTQLERQCLQTYRTTSDALDYPSLLQVLRKQGVTIHHTPPAQTGTLTTSGDTPPAGSVWLQFPGAPVQTRLDPPARTPDGRQVMSQQYLIQSLLTSGLRVSLTGDVNPRLTVGGTSFTLGTAAAPVLTSDLYTGAIYLQLSALVQRPGHVRPLRYLHDPAAAVQPFNEPPALMASRLAPGTLVSGLLRSSSPSGEVSTALFTTRVGPGDSSCRVAGQRPTSSWWTRQRNSRQRFHRAFG; from the coding sequence ATGACCCCGCTGGACCGCTATCTCCACCGGGCCACCCGTGGCCTGTGGGGCCAGCGTCGCCGACAGGTCCAACAGGAATTACGCGGCGCCGTCGAGGATAAGATCTGGCGTTACACCCTGGCCGGGCATGAGCCAGCTGAGGCCGAGCGCTTCGCGCTCCGGGACCTGGGCGATGCCCCCCAACTCGCGCGCGCGTTCAGAGCCGTTCATGTCATGCCCCAACGGCTCCAGATAGGATTGGCGCTGTCCCTGGCCGCGCTCCTCAGTCTTCAAGTTCAGGTTACGGCCCAGGTCTCTGGGGCACCGTACACGCCCGCCAGCGTAAGCTGCGACTACAGCCCCTCCGGTCTGAAGCGACTGGAGCGTGACTTCGGGGCTCAGACCGCGCTGCAGGAGCGCCTGAAAACCACGACACCGACGCAACTGGAACGACAGTGTCTCCAGACGTACCGCACGACGTCCGACGCGTTGGATTACCCCAGCCTGCTGCAGGTTCTGCGGAAGCAGGGTGTCACGATCCACCACACGCCCCCAGCGCAGACGGGCACCCTCACCACCAGTGGCGACACGCCGCCGGCTGGAAGCGTGTGGCTGCAGTTTCCAGGCGCTCCAGTTCAGACGCGACTGGACCCACCCGCGCGAACGCCTGACGGTCGCCAGGTGATGTCTCAGCAGTATCTGATTCAATCCCTGCTGACCAGTGGCCTGCGCGTGTCACTGACCGGTGACGTGAATCCTCGCCTGACGGTCGGCGGCACCTCCTTCACGCTGGGAACGGCCGCGGCACCGGTGTTGACCAGTGACCTCTACACCGGCGCCATCTACTTACAGCTCAGCGCCTTGGTGCAGCGGCCAGGGCATGTCAGGCCACTGCGCTACCTGCATGATCCGGCGGCCGCCGTCCAGCCGTTCAATGAGCCGCCTGCGTTGATGGCCAGCCGACTGGCACCGGGCACGTTGGTTTCAGGACTGCTGCGATCGTCGTCGCCCTCGGGTGAGGTATCGACCGCACTCTTTACCACGCGGGTTGGACCGGGGGATTCTTCGTGCCGGGTGGCCGGACAGCGACCTACGTCGAGCTGGTGGACACGGCAGAGGAACTCGCGTCAACGTTTCCACCGAGCGTTCGGGTGA